A section of the Paenibacillus odorifer genome encodes:
- a CDS encoding MFS transporter: MNEKVVMNDKVVMPLWTMCLFIVVMNTTMFNVSLPTIIQDLQISADLGSWVISSYSIGYALSTVIYSRLSDVVPIRRLLTVGLITLGLASVFGLFAHDFNTLLITRIVQSAGAGAMAGLGLVLASRYVPIERRGAAIAMISAGSAMAFGLGPIFGGVISQYFGWNGLFGITCLVLVVLPVLLRLLPKEQPQPASFDVIGAALTVVNAASLLVAVTTQSLVWLAVGIVSIIVHAWYLKKAKESFINPQLLKMPGYLKLVTIGFCILVLNLGNLFLMPLVLANLFGKSALMIGLFIAPGALLSAFLTRFVGRFIDRYGNLRFLIIGHCILAAVMAAFALNLSVSPVVLLLGYLCFSPAFSATMASLNNEASRVLPRTWIGSGMGLLQLIQFFGGSVSVAVCGLLLHAQRDLAPAKAYEHVYGLLLLVSLCSLGVLLLYRRSYSKSNTGQSIQA, encoded by the coding sequence ATGAATGAGAAAGTAGTAATGAATGATAAAGTAGTCATGCCATTATGGACCATGTGCCTTTTTATCGTAGTGATGAACACAACGATGTTTAATGTATCACTTCCAACCATTATTCAGGATCTCCAAATTTCTGCTGATCTAGGTTCATGGGTAATTTCGAGCTATTCGATTGGATATGCTTTATCGACGGTTATTTATAGCCGCTTATCAGACGTGGTGCCGATTCGGAGACTTTTGACCGTTGGCTTAATTACTCTTGGGTTAGCCTCAGTGTTTGGATTATTTGCGCATGACTTTAATACATTATTGATAACGAGAATAGTACAATCTGCCGGCGCGGGTGCGATGGCTGGATTGGGTCTCGTACTGGCCAGCCGTTATGTGCCTATTGAAAGACGTGGTGCGGCTATCGCCATGATCTCCGCAGGGAGTGCAATGGCCTTTGGGTTGGGCCCGATTTTCGGTGGCGTCATCAGTCAGTATTTTGGCTGGAACGGGTTATTCGGAATTACTTGCCTTGTGCTTGTTGTATTACCAGTGCTGCTGCGGTTATTACCTAAGGAACAGCCGCAGCCTGCAAGCTTTGATGTTATTGGGGCGGCGTTGACCGTTGTAAATGCGGCAAGTCTGCTGGTAGCCGTAACTACCCAATCTCTGGTATGGTTAGCAGTGGGCATAGTATCTATTATCGTGCACGCTTGGTATTTGAAGAAGGCGAAGGAATCCTTTATTAACCCGCAGCTGCTAAAAATGCCGGGATACTTGAAGCTAGTTACCATAGGCTTTTGTATTCTGGTGCTGAACTTGGGGAATTTGTTCCTGATGCCGCTTGTGCTCGCTAATCTATTTGGTAAATCGGCGTTGATGATTGGTTTGTTTATCGCACCTGGTGCGTTATTATCCGCATTTCTTACCCGTTTTGTTGGACGTTTTATTGACCGGTATGGCAACTTGCGCTTCTTAATCATAGGACATTGTATCCTTGCCGCTGTTATGGCTGCATTTGCGCTGAACCTTTCTGTATCTCCTGTAGTTCTTCTGCTTGGTTATCTTTGCTTCTCTCCTGCCTTCTCGGCGACAATGGCATCCTTAAATAATGAAGCTTCTCGGGTTCTTCCGCGAACTTGGATTGGTTCAGGTATGGGGCTTTTACAACTGATTCAGTTCTTTGGAGGTTCTGTATCTGTTGCGGTCTGTGGGCTGTTGCTGCATGCTCAGCGTGATCTTGCGCCGGCAAAAGCATATGAGCATGTATACGGACTGTTGCTTCTTGTCAGCTTGTGTTCGTTAGGAGTTCTCCTTTTATACAGACGTTCTTATTCCAAAAGTAATACTGGGCAATCTATACAAGCTTAG
- a CDS encoding glycosyl hydrolase family 8: MRKEIAVAVVVLIGFTALTACEQTATPASTPSPSANVHTTEPPNPTGSANNDVGDHSQELDALEQFIVTKLTGSSGVYTNLIETEQSGEAASGHEILSESASLRMLAAVRSGEKERFAEEWALAKQTFDMKGGFSYRYSPKQQKLYPVNAAVDDLRIIRALYEAGDTFRDKHYTEEADKYGERFYNYNVKNGYMYDFYDENYKKTNTFVTLCYIDLGTMRKLSVSGESREFLLNNMSVILKDGYLSDEFPFYETRFNYESGTYTSENINTVESLLSILALAEVDQQKSSSIDYIKQQVEAGTLYGQYSREGKPLNDIRSTAIYAITAMIGAEIGDDALYRKSIERMNEFRITDAGSSLYGGFGDVASGQAYSFDNLMASLAYVY, from the coding sequence TTGAGGAAAGAGATAGCTGTTGCTGTAGTGGTACTTATAGGTTTTACAGCATTAACAGCATGCGAGCAAACAGCAACGCCGGCATCAACACCCTCGCCCTCCGCGAATGTTCATACAACAGAGCCACCGAATCCTACGGGTTCGGCTAATAATGATGTGGGGGACCATTCACAGGAATTGGATGCTTTAGAGCAATTTATTGTTACGAAGCTTACCGGCTCGTCCGGTGTTTATACGAATTTAATTGAAACAGAGCAATCCGGGGAAGCGGCAAGCGGCCATGAGATTCTAAGTGAGTCTGCCTCTCTGAGGATGCTGGCAGCCGTACGGAGTGGTGAGAAAGAGCGATTTGCAGAAGAATGGGCGCTGGCTAAGCAAACCTTTGATATGAAGGGCGGTTTTAGCTACCGATATAGCCCTAAACAGCAGAAATTATATCCTGTGAATGCTGCCGTTGATGACTTACGTATCATTCGTGCGCTTTATGAAGCGGGGGATACGTTTAGGGATAAACACTATACAGAGGAAGCGGATAAGTATGGTGAAAGATTTTATAACTATAATGTAAAAAATGGATATATGTATGACTTCTATGATGAAAATTACAAAAAAACCAACACATTCGTTACTTTATGTTATATTGATTTAGGTACAATGCGAAAATTGTCGGTTTCTGGAGAATCTCGTGAATTTTTGTTGAATAATATGAGCGTTATACTGAAAGATGGATATTTATCAGATGAGTTTCCCTTCTATGAAACAAGGTTTAATTATGAGAGTGGAACCTATACTTCGGAGAATATCAATACAGTAGAATCGCTACTGTCTATTCTGGCTTTGGCAGAGGTAGACCAGCAGAAATCCTCCAGCATTGATTATATCAAGCAGCAGGTCGAAGCTGGCACATTATATGGACAATATTCGCGTGAGGGAAAGCCGCTTAACGATATTCGCTCAACAGCCATTTACGCTATTACGGCTATGATTGGTGCCGAGATCGGAGACGATGCACTCTATCGCAAAAGCATTGAAAGAATGAACGAGTTCAGAATAACCGATGCCGGCAGCTCACTGTATGGAGGCTTCGGCGATGTAGCTAGTGGCCAAGCCTATTCCTTTGATAATCTGATGGCATCATTGGCCTATGTCTATTAA
- a CDS encoding glycerate kinase — protein sequence MNKDFVIVLAPDSFKESMTAKEACEAMEKGIHKVNSNITCIHVPMADGGEGTMQSLVDATEGTVYITKVKGPLGNEVSASYGITGDGLTGVLEMASASGIQLVSPETRNPLITTTYGTGQLIKACLDRGVSKLLIGIGGSATNDGGAGMVQALGGRLLDAEGNELLFGGGELGRLARVDLSGFDPRLKDVQVEVACDVTNPLCGPTGASNVFGPQKGATSDMIKQLDSNLHHYASVIKEQLGFDIIDMPGAGAAGGLGAGLVVFLNGILKKGIELVIDYTGLEEKVQQADMVWTGEGSIDFQTQYGKTPLGVAEVAKKYNKPVLAFAGRIGDQTEVLYDKGIDAIFGIMPGAASLEDALNKGQENLERTAENVARLVMLNQGS from the coding sequence ATGAATAAAGACTTTGTCATCGTATTGGCACCGGATTCTTTCAAGGAAAGCATGACAGCCAAAGAAGCTTGTGAAGCCATGGAAAAAGGCATTCATAAAGTAAATTCTAATATTACTTGTATTCATGTACCCATGGCAGATGGCGGCGAAGGAACGATGCAGTCCTTGGTCGATGCAACGGAAGGTACAGTATATATAACAAAAGTTAAAGGGCCACTTGGCAATGAAGTTAGCGCATCCTACGGAATCACAGGAGACGGGCTGACAGGGGTGCTGGAAATGGCTAGTGCGAGTGGCATTCAGCTGGTATCCCCTGAGACACGTAACCCATTGATTACAACCACCTACGGGACAGGACAATTAATCAAAGCATGTCTGGATCGTGGGGTCAGCAAGCTGCTGATTGGCATCGGTGGCAGTGCCACCAATGACGGAGGCGCCGGGATGGTGCAGGCATTAGGCGGCAGGCTGCTGGATGCCGAAGGCAATGAGCTGTTATTTGGTGGTGGTGAGCTTGGCAGATTAGCCCGTGTTGATCTGAGTGGATTTGACCCTCGCCTGAAGGATGTACAGGTTGAAGTGGCCTGCGACGTTACGAATCCATTATGTGGTCCGACCGGAGCTTCCAATGTATTTGGTCCGCAAAAAGGGGCTACGTCGGATATGATCAAACAGCTGGACAGCAATCTGCATCATTATGCGAGTGTCATCAAAGAGCAACTGGGTTTCGATATTATAGATATGCCTGGTGCTGGTGCAGCGGGTGGACTTGGGGCAGGACTGGTAGTGTTCTTAAACGGAATATTAAAAAAGGGCATTGAGCTTGTGATCGACTATACTGGACTTGAAGAAAAGGTGCAGCAGGCGGACATGGTGTGGACCGGGGAAGGAAGCATCGATTTCCAGACCCAATATGGCAAGACCCCGCTTGGCGTTGCTGAGGTAGCTAAGAAATATAATAAACCCGTACTGGCCTTCGCGGGACGGATCGGCGATCAGACGGAAGTACTGTATGATAAAGGGATCGATGCTATTTTTGGCATTATGCCAGGCGCAGCTTCATTGGAGGATGCTTTGAATAAAGGGCAAGAGAACCTGGAAAGAACGGCTGAGAATGTAGCTAGGTTAGTCATGCTGAACCAAGGAAGCTGA
- a CDS encoding DUF350 domain-containing protein: MTIVVNLIVSIFVIILLQLLGMVIFGLMTPFKDMEELKKGNVAVALALGGKFLATAIIIGVAAYTNTSILHMIIWFAVGYVCLIAAYWIFELATPSFKISEHLEKGNVAVGTMLCLVFIGTAFAVSSLIV, translated from the coding sequence GTGACGATTGTTGTTAATTTGATAGTCAGTATATTTGTGATTATTCTTCTGCAATTGTTGGGTATGGTTATCTTTGGCTTGATGACCCCGTTCAAGGATATGGAAGAGCTGAAAAAAGGGAATGTGGCTGTAGCTCTAGCGCTTGGCGGCAAATTTCTCGCCACAGCAATTATCATTGGAGTAGCGGCGTATACGAATACCTCTATTCTGCATATGATCATTTGGTTTGCTGTCGGTTATGTGTGCCTCATCGCTGCTTACTGGATTTTTGAATTGGCGACCCCAAGCTTTAAAATTTCAGAACATCTGGAAAAAGGCAATGTGGCAGTAGGCACTATGCTCTGCTTGGTGTTTATCGGCACAGCGTTTGCAGTCAGCAGTTTGATTGTTTAG
- a CDS encoding GntP family permease — MEGTVINWMGAIAGLILAVVLIFKKVNPVYALFLGAIAGGILGGASIAETVQYIIDGTNSVMGAVVRVLAAGVLAGVLIESGAAERMAETIVDKLGEKKALLSIALATMIITAVGVFITVAIIIVAPIALSVGKKIGISKTALLLALVGGGKAGNIISPNPNTIAVAKGFDVDLAQVMIHGFIPAVAGLIVTVIIANLLVNKGVKIAEGDVVTKEEDSTKVKPSFGRAIVAPVVAILLLAINPIGNILNIELLKSFKVDSMIILPLAGIIGLIAMKQTKNIISFTTSGLNKMTGTAIILIGAGAIAGIISKSDLSATVVDAITAMGISGTFLAPIAGILMAAATASTSTASIVAAGSFGPAILSMGTAPLNAAIMVHTGATVIDHLPHGNFFHVTADSVKMNIKDRMSLIPYESLVGLTMAIVATILYGFIL, encoded by the coding sequence ATGGAAGGCACAGTAATTAACTGGATGGGCGCGATTGCGGGATTGATTCTGGCCGTCGTATTGATTTTCAAAAAGGTTAACCCGGTCTACGCACTCTTTTTAGGCGCGATTGCCGGAGGAATATTAGGCGGGGCATCCATTGCAGAGACAGTACAATATATCATCGACGGAACGAATAGCGTTATGGGTGCAGTTGTACGTGTACTCGCGGCAGGTGTGCTGGCGGGGGTATTGATTGAATCTGGGGCAGCCGAACGAATGGCCGAGACCATAGTAGATAAGCTTGGTGAAAAGAAAGCCTTATTATCTATAGCGCTAGCTACTATGATAATTACAGCAGTGGGCGTATTCATCACAGTCGCTATCATTATTGTCGCTCCAATCGCTTTGTCCGTAGGTAAGAAGATCGGCATTTCCAAAACCGCTTTGCTGCTCGCACTGGTCGGTGGCGGTAAAGCCGGTAACATTATTTCACCGAACCCGAACACCATTGCCGTAGCTAAAGGCTTTGATGTAGATTTGGCTCAGGTCATGATTCATGGATTCATCCCAGCCGTTGCGGGTCTGATTGTCACTGTTATTATTGCTAATCTGTTAGTCAACAAAGGTGTAAAAATTGCAGAGGGCGACGTTGTAACTAAAGAGGAAGACAGCACTAAGGTTAAACCTAGCTTTGGCCGTGCTATCGTCGCTCCAGTTGTCGCTATTTTGCTTCTAGCCATTAACCCAATCGGAAATATTCTAAATATCGAATTGCTGAAATCATTTAAAGTCGATTCTATGATCATCTTGCCTCTTGCCGGCATTATTGGATTGATTGCTATGAAACAAACGAAGAACATCATTTCTTTTACAACCTCAGGGTTAAATAAAATGACAGGTACAGCCATTATCCTGATTGGTGCTGGTGCTATCGCTGGTATTATCTCGAAATCGGATCTGAGCGCTACTGTTGTAGATGCAATAACGGCTATGGGGATTTCCGGAACGTTCCTTGCTCCAATTGCAGGGATCCTGATGGCGGCTGCTACAGCATCAACCTCTACGGCTTCTATCGTGGCTGCCGGATCATTTGGTCCCGCTATTCTTTCGATGGGCACAGCGCCGCTAAATGCAGCAATTATGGTGCACACCGGGGCTACAGTTATTGACCATCTGCCACATGGTAACTTCTTCCACGTGACCGCAGATTCCGTTAAGATGAACATTAAGGACCGGATGTCACTGATTCCTTATGAAAGTCTCGTGGGTCTGACGATGGCTATCGTCGCCACTATATTATACGGCTTCATCCTATAA
- a CDS encoding catalase: MSEQQKVNGNSKNEQLEQFRSKDEGHALTTNQGLKVSEDEFSLKAGDRGPTLLEDFHFREKMTHFDHERIPERIVHARGFAAHGEFEVYKSLKEYTKAKFLQDPSVKTPVFVRFSTVAGSRGSAETVRDARGFSTKFYTEEGNYDLVGNNMPVFFIQDAIKFPDLVHALKPEPHNEMPQAASAHDTFWDFIANNQESAHMAMWLMSDRAIPRSFRMMEGFGVHTFRLINEQGKAHFVKFHWKPVLGVHSLVWDEAQKISGADPDFHRRDLWESIEAGNFPEYELGIQLLSEEDEFKFDFDVLDPTKLWPEEDVPVQIVGKMTLNRNVDNVFAETEQVAFHPGHVVPGIDFTNDPLLQGRLFSYTDTQLIRLGGPNFHELPINRPVCPFHNNQRDGYGRQTINQGTVSYHNNSLAQNTPRPVPEAEGGYVHYQEKVEGRKVRSRSKSFEDHFSQAKLFWNSMSPPEQLHIIEAYSFELGKVKSKSVRQQVVNMLANITSELAVPVAEAIGVAAPEVGGSEVTQASPALSQANTKKHPNTRKVGVIIGDGFDEAAVMPVLDTLMGAGIQPELISDKLGFIKGSNGTELEVIHTLSTTDSVLFDAIYAVGGNAERKKFHKDAALFLNQAYAHFKPIAMTTTLAELLATDEHRSSPGVVIGDGGEVFAASFVAAISAHRFWERME, from the coding sequence ATGAGTGAACAGCAAAAAGTGAACGGAAATAGCAAAAATGAGCAATTGGAACAGTTTCGCAGTAAGGACGAAGGTCACGCTTTAACAACCAATCAGGGATTGAAAGTGTCCGAGGATGAGTTCTCCCTAAAAGCCGGTGACCGGGGGCCAACCTTGCTGGAGGATTTTCATTTTCGGGAAAAAATGACCCATTTCGATCACGAGCGGATTCCTGAGCGGATCGTGCATGCACGCGGATTTGCCGCCCACGGGGAGTTTGAAGTATATAAATCGTTGAAAGAATATACGAAGGCGAAATTCCTTCAAGATCCGTCCGTAAAGACCCCGGTGTTTGTCCGGTTCTCAACGGTAGCAGGATCACGGGGTTCAGCCGAAACTGTGCGGGATGCCCGGGGCTTCTCGACCAAATTTTATACCGAAGAAGGCAATTATGATTTGGTAGGCAATAATATGCCGGTCTTTTTTATACAGGATGCGATTAAGTTCCCTGATCTAGTGCATGCGCTTAAGCCGGAGCCACATAATGAAATGCCTCAGGCGGCATCAGCCCATGATACCTTCTGGGATTTCATCGCCAATAACCAGGAATCGGCCCATATGGCGATGTGGCTGATGTCTGACCGCGCCATTCCGCGAAGCTTCCGGATGATGGAAGGGTTTGGGGTTCATACCTTCCGTCTGATCAATGAGCAGGGGAAAGCACATTTTGTTAAATTCCATTGGAAACCAGTGCTTGGTGTACACTCTTTGGTGTGGGACGAAGCACAGAAAATATCAGGAGCGGACCCTGACTTTCACCGACGTGATTTATGGGAATCGATTGAAGCCGGCAACTTTCCGGAATACGAGCTGGGCATTCAGCTTCTTAGTGAAGAAGATGAATTCAAGTTTGATTTCGACGTGTTGGACCCTACAAAGCTATGGCCAGAGGAAGACGTGCCCGTGCAGATCGTTGGGAAAATGACCTTGAACCGCAACGTGGATAATGTTTTTGCCGAAACGGAGCAGGTGGCTTTCCACCCTGGACATGTAGTGCCAGGTATTGATTTCACCAATGACCCGCTACTTCAGGGCAGATTGTTCTCTTATACGGATACCCAGCTGATTCGGCTTGGGGGTCCTAACTTTCATGAATTGCCGATTAATAGACCGGTGTGTCCTTTCCACAACAACCAGCGTGACGGATATGGGCGGCAGACGATTAATCAGGGCACTGTGAGTTATCATAATAATTCTCTGGCCCAAAATACGCCGAGACCTGTCCCAGAGGCTGAAGGCGGTTATGTGCATTATCAAGAAAAGGTTGAGGGCCGTAAGGTACGGAGCCGGAGTAAAAGCTTTGAGGATCATTTTTCACAAGCCAAGTTATTCTGGAATAGTATGAGCCCTCCGGAACAATTGCATATTATCGAAGCTTATTCTTTTGAGCTTGGAAAGGTTAAGAGTAAGTCGGTCCGACAGCAGGTCGTAAATATGCTTGCTAACATTACCTCCGAGCTTGCTGTACCTGTGGCAGAAGCCATTGGAGTAGCGGCTCCAGAAGTTGGCGGTTCTGAGGTCACTCAAGCTTCCCCAGCCTTAAGTCAAGCTAATACGAAAAAACATCCCAACACGCGTAAAGTAGGCGTGATTATCGGGGATGGTTTTGATGAAGCTGCGGTAATGCCTGTATTGGACACGCTTATGGGAGCTGGGATTCAACCGGAGCTAATCAGTGATAAGCTTGGATTTATTAAAGGCTCAAACGGCACAGAGCTTGAAGTCATCCACACCTTATCCACTACAGATTCGGTGCTCTTCGATGCGATTTATGCGGTTGGTGGAAATGCAGAGCGCAAGAAATTCCATAAAGATGCAGCGCTATTCCTCAACCAAGCATATGCACATTTTAAACCCATCGCGATGACCACAACACTTGCTGAGCTGCTTGCAACAGATGAACACAGAAGCAGTCCGGGCGTCGTAATAGGCGATGGTGGGGAAGTTTTTGCGGCTAGCTTCGTTGCGGCCATTTCTGCCCATCGTTTTTGGGAACGTATGGAATAA
- a CDS encoding potassium channel protein, whose amino-acid sequence MMRLRKRSIGLIILIFIILSASIAYLLEPSTFHNWFNAFYWVMTTMATVGYGDYFTETVVGKLFTMFLYIFGIGLLSLVIGKVIDSIAEVQRRRGAGTLSFRGKDHVILINWSKKAQAAVDEVLCYSPKCHIVIIDEIGRHPLEHMEQVHFVSGDASSDEILLKANIHEARAAIVFGDTRIDEASLIDGKSLLIASSIERIAPQVHTTVEIMQEKNIQNFRHVQVNEFVLSHDAISRLAVRSALQEGNSEVITQLLSRQYGDDIYEIPVNSAWKTYGQAFQELLLQGATLLSDRSDLSINRKLGQPIPKEARLYIVSDEETYRRIKG is encoded by the coding sequence ATGATGCGTTTACGCAAACGGTCGATCGGTTTGATTATTTTGATCTTTATAATTCTTAGCGCATCGATAGCTTACCTGCTTGAACCGAGTACATTCCACAACTGGTTTAATGCCTTCTATTGGGTCATGACAACGATGGCCACCGTTGGGTATGGGGATTATTTTACAGAGACTGTAGTGGGTAAGCTATTCACCATGTTTCTGTATATTTTTGGGATTGGTCTTCTCAGCTTGGTTATTGGCAAGGTCATTGACTCTATTGCAGAAGTGCAGAGAAGGAGAGGAGCAGGAACATTGAGCTTCCGGGGAAAGGATCATGTGATATTAATCAATTGGAGTAAGAAAGCGCAAGCTGCGGTAGATGAGGTGTTATGCTATTCACCTAAATGTCATATCGTCATCATTGATGAGATAGGACGGCATCCGCTGGAGCATATGGAACAGGTCCACTTTGTAAGCGGTGATGCTTCCAGCGATGAGATTCTCCTTAAAGCTAACATACACGAAGCCCGGGCAGCCATTGTGTTCGGAGACACACGGATTGATGAAGCATCGCTAATTGACGGGAAGTCTCTGCTTATCGCCTCCAGCATTGAGCGCATAGCGCCACAAGTACATACTACCGTAGAAATTATGCAGGAGAAGAATATACAGAATTTCAGGCATGTTCAGGTCAATGAATTCGTTCTGTCGCATGATGCCATTTCTAGATTGGCTGTCCGATCCGCTCTACAAGAGGGGAATTCAGAGGTGATTACGCAGCTGCTGAGCCGCCAGTATGGGGATGATATTTATGAGATTCCAGTGAATAGTGCATGGAAGACCTATGGGCAGGCGTTTCAGGAATTGCTCCTTCAAGGTGCAACTTTACTCTCGGATCGCAGTGACCTTAGCATCAATCGCAAGCTGGGCCAGCCTATTCCTAAAGAGGCTAGATTATATATTGTTTCGGATGAAGAGACGTACCGGAGAATTAAAGGTTAG
- a CDS encoding glutathionylspermidine synthase family protein, whose amino-acid sequence MSDQQSVFEILDLSDLERGPRVQALYELGFTWADLEEEEYWMDAIAVMRSDIYKELEEASAKLWAILDKAVRYIHLKRDLYELLGIPPVLWEMLDGSPIPEEGLISRYARFDFAIAHDGTIKLLELNADTPTGYVEASIATPWICEQAGVASPNHAMKEQLAAAWQIERPDTAACVAYGSHLEDSGTIEALVRHSGLTIQCVDCLDLWVDEGILKDGEDRVIQRMFALYPKEWMAVDEGGDALAYAVEQGNLQLFNGPHSILLQSKGLIAAVWGMYELGLLFDNEEREAISRYILPTYNKPVFSGSFVSKSVFGREGGSVRLFDDSGTLEIEDEEGYDSSQLFPSVYQKRAELARIHTAEGEFHLLTGMFVINGKPCGLLGRAGGLITGNASHFIALGVR is encoded by the coding sequence ATGAGTGATCAGCAGAGCGTGTTTGAGATCCTGGATTTGTCTGATCTTGAGCGGGGCCCACGGGTACAAGCGCTGTATGAGCTTGGGTTCACTTGGGCAGATCTAGAGGAAGAAGAGTATTGGATGGATGCAATAGCTGTGATGCGCAGCGACATTTACAAGGAGCTTGAGGAAGCCTCCGCAAAGCTTTGGGCTATCCTCGATAAGGCGGTTCGGTATATACATCTAAAACGCGATTTGTATGAGCTACTGGGCATTCCCCCTGTTCTTTGGGAGATGCTTGATGGGTCTCCTATTCCGGAAGAAGGCTTAATCAGCCGGTATGCAAGGTTTGATTTTGCGATAGCTCATGATGGAACCATCAAGCTTCTGGAACTGAATGCCGATACACCTACAGGTTATGTGGAGGCTTCCATAGCAACACCTTGGATCTGTGAACAGGCGGGTGTGGCTAGTCCAAATCATGCGATGAAGGAACAACTTGCCGCAGCATGGCAGATAGAACGTCCAGATACCGCAGCTTGTGTTGCTTATGGTTCCCATCTTGAAGATTCAGGTACGATTGAAGCCTTGGTCAGACATAGCGGACTTACTATTCAGTGTGTGGATTGCCTCGACCTGTGGGTCGATGAGGGCATTCTGAAGGATGGGGAGGACCGGGTGATACAGCGGATGTTTGCTCTATATCCTAAAGAGTGGATGGCCGTCGATGAAGGTGGAGATGCACTTGCCTATGCCGTTGAGCAGGGAAATCTTCAGCTTTTTAATGGACCTCACAGTATCCTGTTGCAGTCTAAGGGATTGATTGCAGCTGTGTGGGGAATGTATGAGCTTGGCTTATTATTTGACAATGAAGAGCGTGAGGCGATCTCACGTTATATTTTGCCGACTTATAATAAGCCTGTGTTCTCTGGCAGCTTTGTGTCCAAATCTGTATTTGGCCGCGAAGGCGGTTCTGTACGTCTCTTTGACGATAGTGGAACTCTGGAAATTGAGGACGAAGAGGGTTATGATAGCAGTCAGCTTTTTCCCTCTGTATATCAAAAAAGAGCTGAACTAGCCCGAATACACACCGCCGAAGGTGAATTCCACCTACTGACAGGCATGTTCGTCATTAATGGGAAACCGTGTGGGCTGCTCGGCCGGGCTGGCGGACTGATTACGGGCAATGCCAGTCATTTTATCGCGTTGGGAGTGAGATAG
- a CDS encoding CdaR family transcriptional regulator has product MKISKTLAGQIAQEMMSVVPYNINVMDESGFIVGSGDLKRVGTLHEGARIAIQSGHVFEVYEDGSGMKPGVNEPIIIDHKVLGVVGITGHPDEVRPFSKLVRVTTILLIEQEARNKLEQDERVKRVKFYHELSYRKEAYDLEFLERAGSYGLDLKKKCWAILVEGDVNGKEFKNVFRSYPHYWNLENDKAVFFITDVFLYKELIGKLNSCTNVGRIGSGEAAELAAYSLEQAQAAISVGSRVDPLKKLYTYEELKFLIHLSYDGAERPGTIYALLDQSGDKTGLIETLQVFIAENGDHNRTVQKLNIHRNTLNYRLNRIHTLTGKNPRNYMELFELLCGLMWRK; this is encoded by the coding sequence ATGAAGATATCGAAAACACTCGCAGGACAAATAGCACAGGAAATGATGAGTGTAGTTCCTTATAACATTAATGTTATGGATGAGAGCGGCTTTATTGTAGGGAGCGGAGATCTGAAACGGGTCGGAACCTTACATGAGGGAGCGAGAATAGCCATTCAAAGTGGGCATGTCTTTGAAGTGTACGAAGATGGCAGCGGCATGAAGCCGGGGGTGAATGAACCCATTATTATAGATCATAAAGTTTTAGGTGTGGTAGGTATTACGGGACATCCAGATGAGGTGAGGCCGTTTAGTAAGCTGGTCAGAGTCACTACTATATTACTTATTGAGCAGGAAGCAAGGAACAAGCTGGAACAGGATGAGCGAGTAAAACGTGTGAAATTTTATCATGAATTATCTTATCGTAAAGAAGCATATGATCTTGAGTTTCTGGAACGGGCTGGCAGCTATGGGCTTGATCTTAAGAAAAAATGCTGGGCGATCCTTGTGGAAGGCGATGTGAACGGAAAAGAATTCAAAAATGTATTTAGGTCTTATCCACATTACTGGAATTTGGAGAATGATAAGGCGGTTTTTTTCATAACGGATGTTTTTCTTTATAAAGAGCTTATAGGAAAACTAAATTCATGTACGAATGTGGGGCGAATAGGTTCTGGCGAAGCAGCGGAGTTAGCTGCTTATTCACTTGAACAGGCCCAGGCGGCGATTAGTGTTGGCAGCAGAGTCGACCCGCTCAAGAAACTGTACACTTATGAGGAACTAAAATTCTTGATTCATCTCTCTTATGACGGTGCTGAACGGCCCGGAACGATTTATGCTCTGCTGGATCAGTCGGGCGATAAGACAGGCCTGATTGAAACGCTGCAAGTATTTATTGCTGAGAATGGGGACCATAATCGTACTGTACAGAAGCTGAATATTCACCGAAATACACTGAACTACCGGCTTAATCGCATTCATACATTGACGGGCAAAAATCCACGCAACTACATGGAGTTGTTTGAATTGTTGTGCGGATTGATGTGGCGGAAGTAA